A single genomic interval of Megalobrama amblycephala isolate DHTTF-2021 linkage group LG15, ASM1881202v1, whole genome shotgun sequence harbors:
- the LOC125247498 gene encoding uncharacterized protein LOC125247498 yields MDEPKTPPSTPSTSSDRGCESEEGDHPWPYLESMFSYVGVKDNSYRMKCLLCRPKGCEIMAFKNSPSNLKKHIKSKHDSHLSRYEELTSAKRKKKTVIPSPSIKQPTLMGSWATMPQRSIDKAIMKYVVRGLQPFNIVEQEAFRDFVLDLVPNSKIMTRITLTSMIDDAAKQMKIKIIEAMKTIDHIVTTTDCWSARRRSFIGVTAHWLDPESLKRCSVALACKRLRGSHTFDLLANALNDIHAEYDIRGKIVRTTTDNGSNFIKAFKVFGEDGNNNADALVQEEEEEEEEADKDEEEVEFVDVSSLLDEDDGFEFQLPKHQRCACHILNLIATADASKAVSNDTYKKLYYSTFGKCNALWNKCSRSSTAAETVEDACSLQLVRPNATRWNSVFMAVERLLRIVKEKGEATMRVFCTDLKVPMFNPAELAFLSEYSAVMTPVAQATNILQAETNVQMGWLLPTVKLLKNQAEQDQAAAEVLQATCGCLAGGH; encoded by the exons ATGGACGAACCAAAAACACCACCTTCCACCCCTTCAACTTCAAGTGATCGTGGCTGTGAGAGTGAGGAAGGAGACCACCCCTGGCCCTACTTAGAGTCCATGTTCTCATATGTCGGAGTGAAAGATAATTCATATAGAATGAAGTGCCTACTCTGCCGCCCGAAAGGTTGTGAAATAATGGCCTTCAAAAATTCACCGTCGAATTTGAAGAAACATATCAAG AGCAAGCATGACAGCCACTTGAGTAGATACGAGGAACTCACATCTGCAAAGCGAAAGAAGAAGACTGTGATTCCCTCCCCTTCCATCAAGCAGCCCACATTAATGGGTAGCTGGGCCACGATGCCCCAGAGATCCATCGACAAGGCAATCATGAAGTATGTTGTCCGAGGACTTCAGCCTTTCAACATTGTAGAGCAAGAAGCTTTCCGCGATTTTGTGTTAGACCTGGTGCCAAATAGCAAAATAATGACAAGAATCACGCTCACATCTATGATTGATGATGCTGCAAAACAGATGAAGATCAAAATTATTGAGGCCATGAAAACTATTGACCACATCGTGACAACCACTGACTGCTGGTCAGCCAGGCGCCGTAGTTTCATTGGGGTCACGGCTCACTGGCTGGACCCAGAAAGTTTAAAAAGGTGCTCAGTGGCCCTGGCCTGTAAAAGATTAAGAGGCTCTCACACTTTCGACCTTCTGGCAAATGCACTTAATGATATCCATGCTGAGTATGACATTCGGGGGAAGATAGTAAGAACAACCACGGACAATGGCTCCAACTTCATTAAAGCCTTCAAAGTCTTTGGTGAAGATGGAAATAACAATGCTGATGCTCTAGTtcaggaggaagaggaggaggaagaagaagcAGACAAAGATGAGGAGGAGGTAGAGTTTGTCGATGTATCTTCACTTTTGGATGAGGATGATGGTTTTGAGTTCCAGCTCCCGAAGCACCAGCGTTGTGCATGCCACATTCTTAACCTAATAGCCACTGCCGATGCCAGCAAGGCAGTGTCCAATGACACGTACAAGAAATTATACTACTCAACATTTGGCAAGTGCAATGCACTTTGGAATAAGTGTTCAAGATCCTCAACAGCAGCTGAAACTGTGGAAGATGCTTGCTCCCTCCAGCTTGTGCGACCAAATGCAACAAGGTGGAACTCTGTGTTCATGGCTGTGGAGAGACTGCTCAGGATAGTGAAAGAAAAGGGAGAGGCAACAATGAGAGTTTTCTGCACAGATTTGAAGGTTCCAAT GTTTAATCCAGCTGAACTTGCATTCCTGTCAGAGTATTCTGCTGTCATGACTCCAGTCGCCCAAGCAACTAACATTTTGCAAGCTGAAACCAACGTCCAGATGGGGTGGCTGCTCCCAACTGTCAAGCTCCTGAAAAATCAAGCTGAACAGGATCAAGCTGCCGCTGAAGTACTGCAAGCCACTTGTGGATGCCTTGCAGGTGGGCATTGA
- the LOC125247499 gene encoding sialic acid synthase-like, translating into MSAEFELCPGRKIGGSNPCFIIAEIGQNHQGDIEIAKKMIRMAKDCGADCAKFQKSEIEHRFTKQALERPYTSPHAWGPTYGAHKHHLEFSHQQYRELQQYASEVGIFFTASGMDEMAVEFLHEINVPFFKVASADTNNIPYLEKTAKKGRPMVISSGMQSMETMRCVYQTVKKHNPNFTFLQCTSAYPLPLEHVNLSLIPEFQKDFPDIPIGYSGHETGIHASVAAVALGAKVLERHVTLDKSWKGSDHSASLEPAELAELVKAIRTVEMAMGSPIKQMLPCEASCHSKLGKSVVARKPLQKGQTLTLDMLTVKVAEPHGMRPENIFKLVGKKITVDLEKDATITDAIIQD; encoded by the exons ATGTCTGCTGAGTTTGAACTTTGTCCAGGAAGAAAAATCGGGGGCTCCAACCCCTGTTTTATCATCGCTGAGATTGGACAGAACCATCAAGGAGACATAGAAATCGCCAAAAAAATGATCCGAATGGCCAAG GACTGTGGAGCCGACTGTGCCAAGTTTCAAAAGAGCGAGATCGAACACAGATTCACCAAGCAGGCTCTGGAGCGTCCCTATACGTCCCCTCACGCCTGGGGCCCGACCTACGGGGCTCATAAGCACCATCTGGAGTTCAGTCACCAGCAGTACAGAGAGCTGCAACAGTACGCCAGTGAAGTTGGCATCTTCTTTACTGCATCAGGGATGGACGAG ATGGCTGTAGAATTTCTTCATGAAATCAATGTGCCGTTTTTCAAAGTTGCCTCAGCTGACACCAACAATATCCCTTACCTGGAGAAAACCGCCAAAAAAG GTCGTCCCATGGTGATTTCTAGTGGAATGCAGTCTATGGAGACCATGCGCTGTGTTTATCAAACCGTCAAGAAGCACAATCCCAATTTCACGTTCCTGCAGTGCACCAGCGCTTATCCACTGCCACTAGAGCACGTCAACCTCAGCCTGATCCCT GAGTTCCAGAAGGATTTTCCGGATATTCCCATAGGCTACTCTGGACATGAGACGGGCATCCATGCGTCTGTGGCTGCTGTGGCACTTGGGGCAAAGGTCCTGGAGCGTCATGTGACCCTGGATAAGAGCTGGAAAGGCAGTGACCATTCAGCATCACTGGAGCCGGCGGAGCTGGCGGAGCTGGTGAAAGCCATCAGGACGGTTGAGATGGCAATGGGCTCGCCAATCAAACAGATGCTGCCCTGTGAGGCTTCCTGTCACAGCAAG TTGGGGAAGTCAGTGGTGGCCCGGAAACCATTGCAGAAGGGTCAGACATTAACTCTCGACATGCTGACAGTAAAAGTGGCCGAACCGCACGGCATGAGACCAGAGAACATCTTCAAACTGGTTGGCAAGAAAATCACTGTGGACCTGGAGAAAGATGCCACCATTACTGATGCCATAATACAAGACTGA